Within the Salarias fasciatus chromosome 2, fSalaFa1.1, whole genome shotgun sequence genome, the region CCCTCCAGCAGGGTGTCCCTTTCAAGTTAGTCCCCTCTATTAAAAACTACTATTCTCTGGTGAGCACAGGACAACTGGACCGTGAAGTGGTGTCTGATTACAACATTACAATCACTGCCACTGACGAGGGatctccacctctgtcctcctctaaaaGTGTTCAGTTGTCTGTGGCTGACATCAACGACAACCCACCTGTGTTTGAGGAAGAGTCGTACAGCGCATATGTGAGTGAAAATAACAAAGCTGGCTCCACTTTATGTTCTGTTGCTGCTCGAGACCCTGACTGGAGACAAAACGGTACCGTGATTTATTCACTGTTATCTGGAGAGGTGAACGGTGCCCCGGTGTCCTCGTATGTGTCTGTGAATGGAGACACGGGGGTGATCCACGCTGTGAGGTCGTTTGATTATGAACAGCTGAGGAGTTTCAAAGTGCAGGTGATGGCCAGAGACAACGGTTCTCCTCCCCTGAGCAGCAACGtgacagtcagtgtgttcataTCAGATGTGAATGACAACGCTCCTCAGATCTTGTACCCCGCCCCGGAGGGCAACTCCTTCATGACCGAGCTGATCCCCAAAGCTGCACACGGAGGCTCTCTGGTGTCCAAAGTGATCGCAGTGGACGCGGACTCTGGACAGAACGCCTGGCTGTCCTACCAGATAGTGAAATCCACTGATCCGGGACTTTTCACTATCGGTGTCCACAGTGGAGAGATCAGGACACAGCGGGACATTTCTGAATCTGACAGCATGAAACAGAACCTGATCGTGTCAGTGAAAGATAACGGACAGCCCTCTCTGTCTGCCACCTGCTCCATGTATTTACTGATTTCTGACAACTTGGCTGAGGTTCCAGAGCTGAAGGACATTTCTTATGATGAGAAGAACTCCAAGCTGACTTCCTACCTGATCATTGCACTGGTGTCTGTGTCCaccttttttctgactttcattaTCATCATCCTGGGTGTGAGGTTTTGTCGCAGGAGAAAGCCCAGACTGTTGTTTGATGGAGCAGTGGCCATCCCCAGTGCGTATCTCCCTCCAAATTACGCAGATGTTGACGGCACAGGAACTTTACGGAGCACCTACAATTATGATGCCTACCTGACAACAGGATCTCGAACCAGTGATTTTAAGTTTGTGAGCTCTTACAATGACAACACGCTTCCTGctgaccagactctgaggaaAAGCCCATCAGACTTTGCTGACGCATTTGGAGACTTGGATTCATCTGACGAGGTATGAGATGTCTTACATTGCCTTGGGTTTGGATTGTAACActcaagtgtttattttgtgccCAGATTGTTGTTTGTGGCCCTCTCTGGCACTTTCCACCATCCAAACTAATGTTCAGGGTACAGAAAGCTTATGCAGCCCTTACATTTATTAAACCCAACCCTGGCAATAAGATGTTAACCAGTGACTTTAGGCTTGTGAGCTTCCTGCTCTTACAATGACAACACGCTACATGCAGCCCATACTCTGATCAATAACTCCAATGACTTCCTCGAGAACTTTGGAGATTCCGACGATTCTGCAGAGATAAGAATGTATGACCAAATTCTCTTCCGCTTTATACCTTTCAGTTATTAAGTTGTTATCTATAAactgtttttcactttcatctaAAATTTCAATCATGATGGAACAACATTTTGATATTGTAGTGTGTTAATTTAATctgattttaaaaattaaaatgggCATTTGTTCTTTCGTACCTGTTTTATTCAAACAGTGAAATTTTATCAGGTAGATTTGTTGGTCTGCTGACATgaacaagccccccccccccccccattgttttttttttttatttctctttttgctCTCTGAGGTCCAGACCACAACACTTAGATCTTATAACTGCAGAAGGTGCCATTTTTTTCAGTCTCACCTCTCTTTCACATGGCAGACAATTAGGAAGTTTATTTTGATAGATAGGGTACGCAATTAATATCTAGACCTTTTTGTGACAGATTAATGTATGTAATAATCAACCATtgacagtgatttaaaaaaacggtttaaaaaagagaggaaaagaaaagaaatcgaAGAGAAAAACTCACCACTACTGCGCATTTGTTTGTGTACCAAGTCTACAAATTCGGCAAGCAACTCATTGCATTCAGGTAAATGCTGAAACAATTTAAATTCCGTTTTTCACGGGAGTCGGTTATGCGTGTTATAAATACCTTAGTCCGTGTTTTCTTTTACTCTCTTCGGTGGTACAAAAATCACCAAAATGGCAGAACAGTTTCAGTAGATTTATTGTCTGGTTAGCCTCACCAGCTCTGACCGCTCCACAGCCCGACGCCCTCCATGCACTAGTCAGTTGTGCTGTACCTACACAAATGAAAGTAGCAACCAAAACTTGGTGAATAGAGCAGAGTAAGATGCAGACCTTACAGTATGTAACAaaatgtctggaaaaaaaaaacaaattaatgcaACATGtctgctgtaaagcactttgccttgtttttttttaatcttaaaaagTACTCTACATCTAAaatttggttggttggttgagtgAGCCGCCGCATAAATTAATACCAAATATCATAGGCACAATGAAAATGATTATATATAATTTTAATGTTACAACACTTTGTGACAGTATATTTtggttttattgtctttaaGGCAGTGTATTTCGGCCCGCAACGtgctttattttcaaatttgttTTACACGTCTTGCTTTTTCTTGTCTAAAAAAAGATCAACTGAAGTTCTAACACAGTATATCTCTTTATATTCAAAGCCTACGTTGGAATAAAGGGGCAATTTTAATTGGCTATCACTGCTCTATTTATCAATATATTACTGCACCGATTAAAGCAAGTTATGGTTGgtttgtgaaacatttttctCCATTCTGTAATCTTCAGGAGATGCTGTAAGTGTCGCTGTCTACCAGTCGAAAAAATATAATGTGCTCAACCTGAGACTGTTGAGTGTCTCCACCCATGAGCTTTTTCCCTCTCATTGTTTGTCGCAATTTTTTTTGCTTCGAACTGCACGCATATTTATCTGTATGTGGGTAAAATCAGTTACCCAATTTTTACTCTTTTCGTCTTCTAAACGATGGCTTGGCTCAGTTGGCCCATGAAATTCTTCTGTGGctctctgtttttgcttttggGATTAAGGCTGTGTCATGGCGATGTGAGCTATTCTTTTGTGGAGGAGCAGAAAACCGGATCTGTGATTGGAAACATTGCCAAGGACCTTGGGCTTCAAGTCAGCAGGCTTCCACTTCGGAAGGCTCGTGTTATCTTTTCAGGGAACCGCAAACGCTTCTGTGAGATCAACACTGACACCGGGGAGCTTGTCGTTGGTGATCGGATTGACCGAGAGGAGCTGTGTGGAACGAAGGCTTCATGTAATTTAAAATGCGAACTGGTACTTGAAGATCCTCTTGAATCGCATCAGATATCTTTGCAAATACAGGATGTGAATGATAACCCGCCAGTTTTTGGTAAGGATACTGTGAAACTAGAAATACGCGAATCGGCTCCTAAAGGCTCTCGCTACAGAATAAATGCGGCACGAGATGCAGACATTGGACAAAACGCTGTTCAAAACTATGTCTTACAAAAAAACAGTTATTTTGCTTTAAATTTGCTTACAAATTCGGTTGGTTCAAAGTACTGTGAGATAGTTTTAGAAAGAGAATTAGATCGTGAAGAAGAGCAAGAGGTGAATTTATTTCTGACAGCCGTTGATGGTGGAAATCCTCAAAGATCGGGCACCGCAGTCATAAAAATCACCGTGCTGGACGCGAATGATAACGCTCCTGTGTTTAGCCAGACCGTCTATGAGGCCACGCTTCCTGAAAACTCTCCTCTTGACACAGTGGTGGTGATCGTGAGTGCAACGGATGCAGACGAAGGGGTGAATGGTGAAGTTACATATGAATTTAGCGGAATAAGTGACACAGcgaaaaacatctttttattgAATGGAGTCACTGGAGAAATTACGTTGGCAAAGAATGTTGACTATGAAGAAGAGTCGAAATTTGAAATGCTAATTGAGGGAAAAGACGGATATGGACTGTCCACGGAGGCAAAAGTGGTGATAGAAATAATAGACGTAAATGACAATGCCCCAGTAATACAAGTCAATTCATTAGCAAATCCCATACCCGAGAATATCGCTCCAGGAACAGAGGTGGGCATCATAAATGTGCAGGACAGAGACTCCGAGAATAACCGGCAGGTGCGCTGCTCCCTGCAGCGCGGGATACCCTTCAAATTAGTTCCGTCCATCAAAAACTATTTTTCTCTGGTGAGCACAGGACAACTGGACCGTGAAGTGGTGTCTGATTACAACATTACAATCACTGCCACTGACGAGGGatctccacctctgtcctcctctaaaaGTGTTCAGTTATCTGTTGCTGACATCAATGACAACCCACCTGTGTTTGAGGAAGAGTCGTACAGCGCATATGTGAGTGAAAGTAACAAAGCTGGCTCCACTTTATGTTCCGTTGCTGCTCGAGACCCTGACTGGAGACAAAACGGCACCGTGATTTATTCACTGTTAGCTGGAGAGGTGAACGGTGCCCCGGTGTCCTCGTATGTGTCTGTGAATGGAGACACGGGGGTGATCCACGCTGTGAGGTCGTTTGATTATGAACAGTTGAGGAGTTTCAAAGTGCAGGTGATGGCCAGAGACAACGGTTCTCCTCCCCTGAGCAGCAACGtgacagtcagtgtgttcataTCAGATGTGAATGACAACGCTCCTCAGATCTTGTACCCCGCCCCGGAGGGCAACTCCTTCATGACCGAGCTGGTCCCCAAAGCTGCACACGGAGGCTCTCTGGTGTCCAAAGTGATCGCAGTGGACGCGGACTCCGGACAGAACGCCTGGCTGTCTTACCAGATAGTGAAATCCACTGATCCGGGACTTTTCACTATCGGTGTCCACAGTGGAGAGATCAGGACACAGCGGGACATTTCTGAATCTGACAGCATGAAACAGAACCTGATCGTGTCAGTGAAAGATAACGGACAGCCCTCTCTGTCTGCCACCTGCTCCATGTATTTACTGATTTCTGACAACTTGGCTGAGGTTCCAGAGCTGAAGGACATTTCTTATGATGAGAAGAACTCCAAGCTGACTTCCTACCTGATCATTGCGCTGGTGTCTGTGTCCaccttttttctgactttcatcATTATCATCCTGGGTGTGAGGTTTTGTCGCAGGAGAAAGCCCAGACTGTTGTTTGATGGAGCAGTGGCCATCCCCAGTGCTTATCTCCCTCCAAATTACGCAGATGTTGACGGCACAGGAACTTTACGCAGCACCTACAATTATGATGCCTACCTGACAACAGGATCTCGAACCAGTGACTTCAAGTTTGTGAGCTCCTACAACGACAACACGCTTCCTGCTGACCAGACTTTGAGGAAAAGTCCATCAGACTTTGCTGACGTGTTTGGAGACTCGGATGGTTCTCCGGAGGTAGgcccaaagtgttttttgtcAGACCTAATACAATGATCACCATGCTTCGTTTTTTTCCCGACCCAGTCAGTTAATGCTCAATACTTGGTGACCATTGTTCTTTGAGAATTAGACACCTATCACAATCAGCAATATTTGTTTTAAGTTGAAATGGCCAGTTGTTTTTGGAGGGACCGTGATagaatcttttttattttggaaatataTTTCACATGATTTGTGGCTGCTGTTTTCTACTTGTTTTTCAGTTGTGCCTCTGCATGTGTTATGGTCGATGCTTTCCTATCGTTTTCAACTGGATTAAGGTTGAAATTTGTctagttttctgtttgttggaAGCTTCTGCCTTTCCCCCTCTTGTTGTCTGAGTTCTTCGTCTGTGTATTATTAACTGCACATAACTTATTCTGCCCCTTCGGAGTTGTTTGGTCTTAGTTTGGCCTTTCCACAAAATGCGCTGATACGTCAATCATCTCCACGTATTGTTGTGCACCTCGTTCACACTTTCACCCCGTTTTTCGTAGTGTCAACATTCACAAGTAGCTGTAAGCCTGGCCCCAGACAGTAAATGCACCAGGAATTTGTCAGTCACGAATACTGACCGAGTGCAACcacaaaaaatgtaaatcatCGGAACAATAAACGAATCCAAAATAGACCGATTCACTTTTGTCCGGGCAAAACAGTCAACAACATTAAATGTCATGGTCATAGGAGTTCCAGACTCACTCAAGCGAGAAAGTGAATCCAAAATAAGAAATTATGACAGACCTAAAACGTAACGAttacattcttcttcttcttcttcttcttcttctttttcacttcaTCAGACATTCAAAAGTACCAGAATCTGtttttgattccttttgttttctttctatctttttttAAGCTTACTTCATTCGTGTTTGCTCCTCGTGTTCAATCTGATTAAGGATGTTTGCCTAGTTATTGGTGTTTGGAAAAAATCCGTCATGCTTCGCATTACGTGAAGATGCGCTTTTATTGTTGTGCTTTTGTATTCATCTCTCACAGATGCAACTTTGCTGGGGAGTGCAGAATTGACATGCCACAGATTTCGGTTTAGTCCCAGAAATGCCGTATTTCGTTTGAAATGTCATCAACCATGAAGTCAGAAAGGCTGAAGTAAGTTTTATATTGACTGACTCCATGGGTCGTCATGATGAAGGAAGATTGTAATTCACAGCAACAGAGCATTTGCGTTTgcagcgctgtccatggtgctgaatcaTAACTAAAGTTTGGAGAACAGGTGTCCGAGTACTTTCACtagaaccaaaaacaaaatataatagCGATATATAATGACATAAATAAAAGGCGCTTCTTGAACATTGACAATGACGGTTATTGTGTTGAATTcttatatatctttttttttctttgtagtaTGTAGCTTAAACTCCGGGCGTCGCTGCTCACTCATAAATATGAAGACGGTGTTTTCTCCACCCATAGCCAAGTCAGTCATTCAGTATAAACCACAGCAGCCATTGTTGTGCGGGTAGAATATGCCGATGTGAATATTAGAGCTTTACTGTTGTATTTTTACACGAAAGGAACATCTCTCTGAACATGGAGTCGTCCAGGAAAAACACGGATTTGTCAGGACGGTCTTGGCTCATTGATTTCTTTTGCATCGCTGTGTTTTTCCACCTCACCACGGCGGACCTGAGCTATTCCGCTCCGGAGGAAACGAGACCAGGATACATTGTTGGAAATATTGCTAAGGATCTTGGCCTTGAAGTGAGGAAATTGTCCTCCCGTAAAGCCCGTATCGATGCTGATGAAAACTACCAACATTACTTTGAAATTGATCCTAAAGCTGGGAATTTACTCGTGAAAGAAAGGATTGACAGAGAGGAGCTGTGTGGGGAGAAGGTTTCATGCTTGCTTCAATTTGAATTAGTCCTTGAAAACCCTTTGGAGCTGCACCGCATTTCTGTGCTCATTCAGGATGTGAACGACAATTCACCCGCTTTCCAAAAGGATGtatttaaatttgaaattaGAGAATCAGCCTACAGAGGAGCACGCTATCGTGTCAATGAAGCTCACGATGCGGACATCGGACAAAACACAGTCAAACAATACAGTTTACAAAAGAACgaacattttgttttatctgtACAAGGTGGAGCGGATGGATCTCAGAACATTGAGCTGGTTTTAGACAAAGAGTTAGATCGTGAAAAAGAGCAAGATGTCAATCTTGTGTTGACTGCAGTTGATGGTGGAAATCCACAGAGGTCGGGGACTGCTGTGATACATGTGAGTGTGCTGGATGCCAATGATAACGCCCCTGTGTTTGATCAGGCTGTATATAAAGCAAGTCAATCTGAAAACTCTCCTGTGGACACAGTAGTATTAACTGTAAGAGCAACTGATGCAGACGAGGGAGTGAATGGGGAGGTGACTTATGAGTTCAGTCGAATTTCAGAAAAAGCGAAGAAGATTTTCGAACTGAACAGTAAAACAGGTGAGATAAAGGTCATTGGAGGACTTGATTTTGAAAGTAGTTCTAAATATGAAATGCGTGTCGATGCCAAAGATAGTTATGGACTTTCATCTGATTCCAAAGTTATGATTGATATCACTGACGTCAATGACAATGCTCCAGCAATCGATATGAAATCATTGACCAATCCCATACCTGAGAACATCCCACCTGGTACAGAAGTGGGCATCATTAATGTACAGGACCGAGACTCTGGGAGTAATGGACAGGTCCGTTGCTCCCTTCAGGAGGGTGTCCCTTTTAAGTTAGTTCCTTCAgtaaaaaactatttttctctGGTGAGCACAGGACAACTGGACCGTGAAGTGGTGTCTGATTACAACATTACAATCACTGCCACTGACGAGGGatctccacctctgtcctcctctaaaaGTGTTCAGTTATCTGTAGCTGACATCAATGACAACCCACCTGTGTTTGAGGAAGAGTCATACAGCGCATATGTGAGTGAAAATAACAAAGCTGGCTCCACTTTATGTTCCGTTGCTGCTCGAGATCCTGACTGGAGACAAAACGGGACCGTGATTTATTCACTGTTGGCTGGAGAGGTGAACGGTGCCCCGGTGTCCTCGTATGTGTCTGTGAATGGAGACACGGGGGTGATCCACGCTGTGAGGTCGTTTGATTATGAACAGTTGAGGAGTTTCAAAGTGCAGGTGATGGCCAGAGACAACGGTTCTCCTCCCCTGAGCAGCAACGtgacagtcagtgtgttcataTCAGATGTGAATGACAACGCTCCTCAGATCTTGTACCCCGCCCCGGAGGGCAACTCCTTCATGACCGAGCTGGTCCCCAAAGCTGCACACGGAGGCTCTCTGGTGTCCAAAGTGATCGCAGTGGACGCGGACTCCGGACAGAACGCCTGGTTGTCCTACCAGATAGTGAAATCCACTGATCCGGGACTTTTCACTATCGGTGTCCACAGTGGAGAGATCAGGACACAGCGGGACATTTCTGAATCTGACAGCATGAAACAGAACCTGATCGTGTCAGTGAAAGATAACGGACAtccctctctgtctgccacCTGCTCCATGTATTTACTGATTTCTGACAACTTGGCTGAGGTTCCAGAGCTGAAGGACATTTCTTATGATGAGAAGAACTCCAAGCTGACTTCCTACCTGATCATTGCTCTGGTGTCTGTGTCCaccttttttctgactttcatcATTATCATCCTGGGTGTGAGGTTTTGTCGCAGGAGAAAGCCCAGACTGTTGTTTGATGGAGCAGTGGCCATCCCCAGTGCTTATCTCCCTCCAAATTATGCAGATGTTGACGGCACAGGAACTTTGCGGAGCACTTACAATTATGACGCCTACCTGACAACAGGATCTCGAACCAGTGACTTCAAGTTTGTGAGCTCTTACAATGACAACACGTTGCCTGctgaccagactctgaggaaAAGTCCATCGGACTTTGCTGATGCTTTTGGATCTTGTGATTCGTCTCCTGAGGTATGACCATTTTTCATTTAACAGTACAGAAGTAAGAATTCAAAAGAACATACCAAACAGCTTTGCATTTGTCTGGTTGTCCCTTATTCTCTTTGAATTGTGTGGTGAAAGTGACCTTTATTTAAATTTGAACATCATACTGCACAAATGAAGTTTTTCTTCTAAGTAGGagtatctttgttttttttttttaattcaccgTGAACATGTTCATTTTCTGACAAATAACTTATAAAACTTTTTTACTTGAAAAGCAACCTTTCCTCCCGGTTTAATGTTTCATCTGATGTTGGACGGTTTTTGGCCCAAATCCAATGATTTTAGTTTTAtaactatttttttacttcGAGATTGACTACTGTTTGGTGAcgtgatacatttttttatgttgatgCTGAATCATATGTTCTTACGTGTACCATCCCCAACGTTGCTTGTTTGAACGTTTGAGCCGTTACACCATAACATGTctctttttacatttcattttcttcatctgACTAAGCTGTGACTTTTTTGTAActctgtccttggtgctgaaactATTGTGGCTTTTCTTCGCCATTTTTAGCAACTCTTTTGCCTATGTTATGAATTGTATAGCTACGTTTAAATCTATCACTTTGGTTACCCCTAGTATTTGTGTTGTGATTGGGGACTTTTCTAAAACGTTAGACAGTTTTGAGATTTTTTAAAGTGGTGTCTTTCTTTATAATGATCAATAGTGCAGTGAGTATTTGATTAGCATTTTCTTGAATCCAAGTCGCCTCAATCAAAGTATATAAAAACCCTCCGTTAGACTAGAACTTAAAGAAAAAGATCTGCTCTTGCTTGAATTTTGTTCTCGTTTCTTCAGTGCAAAATATAACTTATGGACTCATTGTCATGTTATGTTTTATAATAAAGTTAACCTTTATTGCTGTCACTTGAAGTTCAAGCCGTGGCTTTTTGCAAGATAAATTGGAGTATATTGTGATTTTCTCCTAAAGACGTaacatttctttatgtttgacaaTACGTCTTGAGCAGTGAagtaaaaataatgtttttttcatattcatagTCGCTCCGATTGAAAGTGACTGATGTCACTCTCAGTACGCACCCGACTTACTGTGCTAAATTAAATGTTGcgtttgatatttttatttccCGTGTGAATTTCGCGTTAATTAGTTGGCGATGCCAGATTGTCAGACTTTCAGACAACTTCGATGCTAAAGCTTTCACTTCTGACTGTTTTAGAACGCATCCAGACAAACAAGGAAGCTGTGACCTGAGTGTTGTCATTGGGGCACAGGTGTGATATccctggtgaaaaaaaaaaagtgtgctttATTGAATGATAAGTATATTCATAGGGTCTGTTGTATATTTATTATAGCCACATTAATGATGCTGCGATGACCGGGTTgcctcaatgaatgaatgaatgacttttttttttttttttttaatacatttcgAATTAGCCAACAGGAGGGCGGGAACAGCGCCGACAAACCTGCTAACACCTTACGGTGTAAGGTCACATCAACGTGTTCAAGGGCACCACAATATTGAAAATGCACTTCCACAAATTGTAGTTCTTGTAAATAATTAGTGAGGGTAATCATGGCAGGCTTTCACAGTAACACTTTTAACACACCCTTAAATATACGGACATATCACAATTGATAGAAATATAAAATGTACTATTACACTTCATCTGTAATATTGAAAGTATacctttgtaatttttttacacatttttttaaaatatattttaagatACAGGCTAGTTTGGAAATGCTGTCCCTTCATACCACACTCCTAATGCAAAATCAGGGTAAACAATCTGAAACTCAAgatttgaaacaaataaataacatttaaaatcatATAAAAAGCAGACCAAGGGAACCGTAGAGAACACTGACTTTTCTTATATCAGGATTTAAAGAGCTTGTTTCAACCTTTATTCATCCTAAAAGGTAAATTAATGTTTCTGCCAGTTCATCTGCCATTTTCTGTAGAATTACAAAGCCTAATGGCTGATCAGAGATGCTTTGGATGTCTTCAGTGAagagagcagagcctccaccATTTGCTCCATCAAGATGTTCTGAAGTGGACACTGTTGTCTGGGCGAATCagtcaacaaaaataaatacctATAGTGGTCAAGACGGTCCTGGTCATAGGAGTGCCAGACTCAGTAGAGCGAGAAAGTGAATCCAAAATCAGAAATTATGACAGACCTAAAGGATGACGATGACAttcgtcttcctcttcttctttttcttcttcttcttttgttttagtttatCAGACAATCAAAATTTACCAGAATCAGTTTTTGCTGGTTTTTTTCGTTCTATagttctttcctttttctttttttttcttttttttttttttttttttttagcttacTTCAATCGGGTCGCTCCTCGTGTTAATCCTGACCAAGGGATTTTGCCTAATTGTTGGTGTTTGAACAAAGTCCATCATATTTCAAATTACGTGAAGATGCACTTTTatcgttttgtttttgctttcatcTCTCACAAATGCACTTTTCCTTTCCTGAGAAGTGCAGAATTGACATGCCACAGATTTCGGTCAAGTGTCAGTAATGCcgtatttcttttgaaaatatataGTTAACCATGAAGCCAGGAAGACCGAATTAGATTTTCTATTGACTGACTCAATGGGACGTCATGATGAAGGAAGATTGTAATTCACAGGAACAGAGAATTTGCATTTgcagcgctgtccatggtgctgaatcaTAACTGAAACTTGAAGAGCAGATGTCCGAGTAACTTCactagaaacaaaaaaacaaaaaatctgtAATAACAACATATTACAACGTAAATAAAATGCGCTTCTTGGACATTGACAATTACGGCGGTTGTGTTAAATTCGTATAGGCTGTAACTTTTTTTGTAGTATGTAGAATAAACTCCGGGCGTCGCTGCTCACTCATAAATATGAAGACGGTCATTTCTCCACCCATAGCCAAGTCAGTCATTCAGCATAAACCACAGCAGCCATTGTTGTGCGGGTAGAATATGCCGATGTGAATATTAGAGATTTACTGTTGTATTTTTACATGAAGGGAACATCTCTCTGAACATGGAATTGTCCGGGAAAAACATGGATTGTAAAGGACGGTCTTGGCTCATTGATTTCTTTTGCATCGCTGTGTTTTTCCACCTCACCACGGCGGACCTGAGCTATTCCGTTCCGGAGGAGATGAGACCAGGATCCATTGTTGGAAATATTGCAAAAGATCTTGGCCTTGAAGTGAGGAAATTGTCCTCCCGTAAAGCCCGTATCGATGCTGATGAAAACTACCAACATTACTTTGAAATTGATCCTAAAACTGGGAATTTACTCGTGAAAGAAAGGATTGACAGAGAGGAGCTGTGTGGAGAGAAGGTTTCATGCTTGCTTCAATTTGAATTAGTCCTTGAAAACCCTTTGGAACTGCACCGCATTTCAGTGCTCATTCTGGATGTGAACGACAATTCACCCGTTTTCCAAAAGGATatatttaaatttgaaatagGAGAATCAGCCGACAGAGGAGCTCGATATCGCGTCAATGAAGCTCACGATGCGGACATCGGACAAAACACAGTTAAACAATACAGTTTACAGAAGAACGAGAATTTTGTTTTATCTGTACAAGGTGGAGCGGATGGATCTCAGAACATTGAGCTGGTTTTAGACAAAGAATTAGATCGGGAAAAAGAGCGAGATTTAAATATTGTATTGACTGCAGTTGATGGTGGAAATCCACAGAGGTCGGGGACTGCTGTTATACATGTGAGTGTGCTGGATGCCAATGATAACGCCCCTGTGTTTGATCAGGCTGTATATAAAGCAAGTCTACCAGAAAACTCTCCTGTGGACACAGTAGTATTAACTGTAAGAGCAACTGATGCAGACGAGGGAGTGAATGGGGAGGTGACTTATGAGTTCAGTCGAATCTCTGAAAAAGCGAAGAAGATTTTCGAACTGAACAGTAAAACTGGTGAGATAAAGGTCATTGGAGGAATTGATTTTGAAAGTAattcaaaatatgaaatgcGTGTAGATGCCAAAGATAGTTATGGACTTTCATCTGATTCCAAAGTTATGATTGATATCACTGACGTCAATGACAATGCTCCAATAATCGATATGAAATCATTGACC harbors:
- the LOC115403992 gene encoding protocadherin gamma-A11-like; this translates as MESSRKNTDLSGRSWLIDFFCIAVFFHLTTADLSYSAPEETRPGYIVGNIAKDLGLEVRKLSSRKARIDADENYQHYFEIDPKAGNLLVKERIDREELCGEKVSCLLQFELVLENPLELHRISVLIQDVNDNSPAFQKDVFKFEIRESAYRGARYRVNEAHDADIGQNTVKQYSLQKNEHFVLSVQGGADGSQNIELVLDKELDREKEQDVNLVLTAVDGGNPQRSGTAVIHVSVLDANDNAPVFDQAVYKASQSENSPVDTVVLTVRATDADEGVNGEVTYEFSRISEKAKKIFELNSKTGEIKVIGGLDFESSSKYEMRVDAKDSYGLSSDSKVMIDITDVNDNAPAIDMKSLTNPIPENIPPGTEVGIINVQDRDSGSNGQVRCSLQEGVPFKLVPSVKNYFSLVSTGQLDREVVSDYNITITATDEGSPPLSSSKSVQLSVADINDNPPVFEEESYSAYVSENNKAGSTLCSVAARDPDWRQNGTVIYSLLAGEVNGAPVSSYVSVNGDTGVIHAVRSFDYEQLRSFKVQVMARDNGSPPLSSNVTVSVFISDVNDNAPQILYPAPEGNSFMTELVPKAAHGGSLVSKVIAVDADSGQNAWLSYQIVKSTDPGLFTIGVHSGEIRTQRDISESDSMKQNLIVSVKDNGHPSLSATCSMYLLISDNLAEVPELKDISYDEKNSKLTSYLIIALVSVSTFFLTFIIIILGVRFCRRRKPRLLFDGAVAIPSAYLPPNYADVDGTGTLRSTYNYDAYLTTGSRTSDFKFVSSYNDNTLPADQTLRKSPSDFADAFGSCDSSPEV